A genomic segment from Syntrophobacterales bacterium encodes:
- a CDS encoding DUF523 and DUF1722 domain-containing protein: MNKIRVGISRCLLGERVRYDGGHKHDHCLTGALSSYIDWVPVCPETECGLGVPREVMRLVTGHPQPCLKTIHSDADHTERILGWTKSKLYELARSGLYGFIFKARSPSCGLYGVPIYDAAQGAPSSVGRGLFAGACVNNFPHMPVAEENALHGPAAQENFFTRVFTFKRWLRFLAESNSLKSLIRFHGRHDLLLLSHSPRHHASLNRLLTSTGQLEKNIYQEYIIRLMAALRCASTERKNMYMLHHAAEHLGKYLSPDEKLELREVIQNYRGGLVPLSTPLSLIRHYALLYKESYLISQFYLFLNPLELMLQNRG; encoded by the coding sequence GTGAACAAAATCAGAGTAGGGATCAGCAGATGTCTTCTCGGAGAAAGGGTACGCTATGACGGCGGACATAAACATGATCATTGTCTTACGGGGGCTTTATCTTCGTATATTGATTGGGTTCCTGTATGCCCAGAAACAGAATGTGGTCTGGGTGTGCCGAGAGAGGTCATGCGTCTCGTTACCGGCCATCCTCAACCTTGTCTTAAGACGATCCATAGCGATGCGGACCATACGGAACGCATATTGGGATGGACAAAATCGAAACTGTATGAGCTTGCACGGTCAGGGCTTTACGGTTTTATCTTCAAGGCGCGGTCCCCGAGTTGCGGCTTGTATGGCGTACCGATATATGATGCCGCCCAGGGAGCGCCATCCAGTGTGGGTAGGGGACTATTTGCCGGAGCCTGCGTGAATAATTTTCCCCATATGCCGGTAGCGGAAGAGAATGCCCTGCATGGTCCAGCAGCGCAGGAAAATTTCTTTACCCGAGTTTTCACTTTCAAAAGATGGCTCCGGTTTCTTGCCGAGAGCAATTCATTGAAGAGTTTGATCAGGTTCCATGGGCGTCACGACCTCCTTCTTCTCTCACATAGCCCCAGGCATCACGCATCTCTTAACCGCCTCCTTACGTCAACGGGGCAGTTGGAGAAGAATATTTATCAAGAATACATCATCCGGCTCATGGCGGCCCTTCGGTGTGCGTCCACCGAGAGGAAAAACATGTATATGCTACACCATGCGGCCGAGCATCTCGGGAAATATCTGTCTCCCGATGAAAAACTGGAATTACGCGAAGTAATTCAAAACTATCGCGGCGGATTGGTTCCCCTCAGTACTCCTCTTTCCCTAATCCGGCATTATGCGCTATTGTATAAGGAGAGTTATCTTATAAGCCAGTTTTATCTCTTTCTGAATCCATTGGAACTCATGCTACAGAATCGCGGGTAA